In Oncorhynchus tshawytscha isolate Ot180627B unplaced genomic scaffold, Otsh_v2.0 Un_contig_10607_pilon_pilon, whole genome shotgun sequence, one genomic interval encodes:
- the LOC121843593 gene encoding uncharacterized protein K02A2.6-like, which produces MLETHKELFKDGYGEIQDFTAKVRVQEGTKPIFHKPRSVPYALKEAVEKELVRLQKNNIITKVARRDWAAPIVVVPKKDKTIRMCGDYKVTVNRCILPEEYPLPNAEDLFATLAGGKVFSKLDLAFAYQQLKLDPESEQYLTINTHKGLFRFNRLAYGISTAPAIFQHTMDQILDGIDNVVCFMDDILMSAPTIGEHLVVLDKVMSRLEKYGVRMKRSKCEFLQDSVEYLGYKIDAQGLHPTNSKVEAIVNAPAPTNISELRSFLRLLNYYGKFVANLSTLLHPLHQLLQADTKWNWSPQCKHSRLANSVC; this is translated from the coding sequence ATGCTGGAGACGCACAAAgaacttttcaaagatggctacggTGAAATACAAGACTTCACAGCAAAAGTCAGAGTGCAAGAAGGAACCAAGCCTATCTTTCACAAACCACGTTCGGTTCCCTATGCTCTTAAGGAAGCAGTAGAGAAGGAACTGGTCCGCCTACAGAAGAATAACATAATCACGAAAGTAGCGAGGAGAGACTGGGCCGCTCCGATTGTTGTAGTCCCAAAGAAAGACAAGACCATCAGAATGTGCGGTGACTACAAGGTCACAGTAAATCGCTGCATACTACCAGAGGAATATCCACTACCAAACGCTGAAGATCTGTTTGCCACTCTAGCTGGTGGGAAGGTTTTCAGTAAACTGGACCTGGCATTCGCTTATCAGCAACTGAAGCTGGATCCGGAGTCAGAACAGTATCTGACCATCAATACACACAAGGGGCTATTCAGATTCAATCGCTTGGCCTATGGAATCTCGACAGCTCCAGCAATATTCCAACACACAATGGATCAGATCTTGGACGGTATAGACAATGTTGTGTGCTTCATGGACGACATCCTCATGTCAGCACCAACCATTGGAGAGCACCTTGTAGTGCTGGACAAAGTGATGTCAAGACTGGAGAAATACGGAGTGAGAATGAAACGCAGCAAGTGTGAGTTCCTCCAGGACTCAGTGGAGTATCTCGGATACAAGATTGATGCACAAGGCCTGCACCCAACCAACAGCAAGGTGGAAGCAATCGTAAACGCTCCAGCACCCACAAATATCTCAGAGCTGAGGTCATTTTTGAGGCTCCTGAACTATTACGGAAAGTTTGTGGCAAACTTGTCCACATTGTTGCATCCGCTTCACCAACTGCTGCAGGCCGATACAAAGTGGAATTGGTCCCCACAATGCAAGCATTCAAGACTTGCAAACAGCGTCTGCTAA